In Pseudobythopirellula maris, a single window of DNA contains:
- a CDS encoding 3-keto-disaccharide hydrolase, translating into MNKLRRRTVLAMAWLLAAAAPAVHAEPTAAGSPPWRQLFNGEDLDGWLVKLSHHELGDNYRDTFRVEGGLIKVRYDRYDEGDFGGRFGHLFYDEPFENYRLAVEYRFVGEPLFRSAPDYARLNSGVMLHAQSPRKILKDQDWPISVELQFLAGLGDGEPRATGNVCTPGTHVWYEGQRDKRHILPSTGPTFAPSDWVRCEALVVGNHFTHFVNGEKALEYERPEIGGGVVAHYAPEEFVAGRPITSGYLALQAEGAEIDFRKVEIQVLPGD; encoded by the coding sequence GTGAATAAACTGCGCCGAAGAACCGTGCTGGCGATGGCGTGGCTGCTGGCGGCCGCCGCTCCGGCCGTGCACGCCGAGCCTACCGCCGCCGGGTCGCCCCCCTGGCGGCAGCTTTTCAACGGCGAGGATCTCGACGGCTGGCTGGTGAAGCTCTCCCACCACGAGTTGGGCGACAATTACCGCGACACGTTCCGCGTGGAAGGGGGGCTGATCAAGGTCCGGTACGACCGCTACGACGAGGGCGATTTCGGCGGCCGGTTCGGGCATCTTTTTTACGACGAGCCGTTCGAAAACTACCGGCTGGCGGTCGAGTACCGGTTCGTCGGCGAGCCGCTCTTCCGCTCGGCGCCCGACTACGCGCGGCTCAACAGCGGGGTGATGCTCCACGCCCAAAGCCCGCGAAAGATTCTCAAAGACCAAGATTGGCCGATCTCGGTCGAATTGCAATTCCTGGCCGGCCTGGGCGACGGCGAGCCGCGGGCCACAGGCAACGTTTGCACCCCCGGCACGCACGTTTGGTACGAGGGCCAGCGCGACAAGCGGCACATCCTCCCCTCAACCGGGCCGACCTTCGCCCCCAGCGATTGGGTGCGGTGCGAGGCGCTAGTGGTCGGCAACCATTTCACCCACTTCGTGAACGGCGAGAAGGCGCTCGAGTACGAGCGGCCGGAGATCGGCGGCGGTGTCGTCGCGCATTACGCTCCCGAGGAGTTCGTCGCGGGCCGGCCGATCACCTCCGGCTACCTCGCCCTGCAGGCCGAGGGCGCCGAGATCGACTTCCGCAAGGTGGAGATCCAGGTCCTGCCAGGCGACTGA